In the genome of Flavobacterium panacagri, one region contains:
- the rnpA gene encoding ribonuclease P protein component, giving the protein MNFNYPKNERLKSKTTIGLLFSEGKSVSKYPLRLVYRQAEENSEEQTKVGVSVSKKYFKKAVDRNYFKRVLRETYRLNKHLLLDNLNEKYSIMLFYQTKDRLSYEEINTKTIQLFEKFTAQINKTPDSEPKTES; this is encoded by the coding sequence ATGAACTTCAATTACCCTAAAAACGAGCGTTTAAAAAGCAAAACTACTATTGGATTACTGTTTTCTGAAGGAAAATCGGTTTCCAAATATCCGCTTCGTTTGGTTTACCGTCAAGCGGAAGAAAATTCAGAAGAACAGACTAAAGTTGGTGTTTCAGTTTCTAAGAAGTATTTCAAAAAAGCCGTTGACCGCAATTATTTTAAAAGAGTGTTGAGAGAAACCTATCGTTTAAACAAACATTTGCTTTTGGATAATCTAAATGAAAAGTATTCGATTATGCTTTTTTATCAGACCAAAGACCGATTATCTTACGAAGAAATCAATACCAAAACGATTCAGTTATTTGAGAAGTTTACTGCTCAGATAAACAAAACACCGGATTCTGAACCGAAAACCGAATCGTAA
- a CDS encoding DUF4349 domain-containing protein — protein MRRLFFLLVLVLILLGCSKSSASAEENYAIATVQLPPKSSSDSYEKNADPKAPPVPKEKEQIEQKIIKEATLKFETDNLENSFSQIQKAVANSKARIINDSEGKDFATLFRNLTIKVPSQNFDRFINDVSKGVSYFEVKNISAQDVTEEYIDLTSRLKTKKKLEERYLEILKKANKVSEILEIEEQISTIREEIESKEGQLKYLESRVSESTITIEFYKTIAEKEGIKISYGSKLWTAIKSGFFSLSDFLISLLSVWPFVIIFCVFAYFIRRRLKRRKKE, from the coding sequence ATGCGTCGACTTTTCTTTTTATTGGTTTTGGTTTTAATTCTTTTAGGTTGTAGTAAATCTTCTGCTTCAGCAGAAGAAAATTATGCTATCGCAACAGTCCAGCTTCCTCCAAAAAGCAGTTCGGATTCTTATGAAAAAAATGCAGATCCAAAAGCTCCGCCAGTTCCAAAAGAGAAAGAACAAATCGAGCAAAAAATCATAAAAGAAGCAACTTTAAAATTTGAAACTGATAATTTAGAAAATTCATTCAGTCAAATTCAAAAAGCCGTTGCGAATAGTAAAGCAAGAATTATAAACGATTCTGAAGGAAAAGATTTTGCAACTCTTTTTAGAAATCTTACTATAAAAGTACCAAGTCAGAATTTTGACCGTTTTATAAATGATGTTTCTAAAGGTGTTTCGTATTTTGAAGTTAAAAATATCTCTGCACAAGATGTAACAGAAGAATATATCGATCTGACTTCACGATTAAAAACCAAGAAAAAACTCGAAGAACGTTACCTTGAAATTTTAAAGAAAGCCAATAAAGTAAGTGAGATTTTAGAAATCGAAGAACAAATTTCAACTATCCGTGAAGAAATAGAATCAAAAGAAGGTCAGCTGAAATATTTGGAAAGCCGAGTTTCTGAAAGCACGATCACCATAGAATTTTATAAAACAATTGCCGAAAAAGAAGGCATTAAAATATCATACGGTTCCAAACTTTGGACAGCCATAAAATCTGGATTTTTTAGTTTATCCGATTTTTTAATTTCATTACTCAGTGTTTGGCCGTTTGTCATTATATTTTGTGTATTTGCCTATTTTATTAGAAGAAGATTAAAAAGAAGAAAAAAAGAATAA
- a CDS encoding S41 family peptidase, whose translation MYPYFKKKFIIPVAAAGMLFVGTSFKEDFFEIAKQIEIFTTLFKAVNTNYVDDTNPGDLMDKAIKSMLASLDPYTVYFNEQDVVNFKINNTGEYTGIGALISRKKDRLVVREPYKNYPADKAGLKAGDEIIQIGDVLIADFKDDASQLLKGTKNTKINIKYLRQGKPNTTVLVLDEVDIKSVPFYGKIDDKTGYIVLAHFSRKASAEVKEALEKLKADGATQIVLDLRGNPGGLLNEAIDICNLFVPKNEVIVTTKSRIEKHNNTYKTQKEPIDTQIPLAILVNGRSASASEIVSGALQDLDRAVVLGSRSFGKGLVQRSVDLTYGTQLKVTISRYYTPSGRCIQALDYAHKDKNGVAQKTDAKNYNAFKTRKGRTVYDGGGVLPDIELEEAKTSAIATALIKNDGVFDYATSYYYKNPNLGNKIPTITDADYSAFKQYLKTNKITFDTETEVALKNTLAAAKNEKIDETIAPEYQQLLAALEKSETTLLDKNQKEIKNMIQEELIKRYQYQEGLYQFYIKNNSEIKRAVSVLNNQTEYKTILKM comes from the coding sequence ATGTATCCGTATTTCAAAAAGAAATTTATTATACCAGTCGCTGCGGCGGGAATGTTGTTTGTTGGAACCAGTTTTAAAGAAGATTTCTTTGAAATTGCCAAGCAGATTGAGATTTTCACAACCTTGTTCAAGGCCGTAAACACCAATTATGTAGACGACACCAATCCAGGCGATTTGATGGATAAAGCCATCAAAAGCATGCTGGCAAGTTTAGATCCTTACACCGTTTATTTTAACGAACAGGATGTTGTCAACTTCAAAATCAATAATACGGGAGAATATACAGGAATCGGGGCTTTGATTTCCAGAAAAAAAGATCGTTTGGTTGTTCGCGAACCTTATAAAAACTATCCTGCTGACAAAGCCGGACTAAAAGCAGGCGACGAAATTATCCAAATTGGAGATGTTTTAATTGCCGATTTTAAAGACGATGCTTCTCAGTTATTGAAAGGAACCAAAAACACTAAAATCAATATCAAATATCTACGTCAGGGAAAACCGAATACTACTGTTTTGGTTTTGGATGAAGTCGATATTAAATCGGTTCCTTTTTATGGGAAAATTGATGATAAAACAGGATATATTGTTTTGGCACATTTTAGCAGAAAAGCTTCCGCTGAAGTAAAAGAAGCTTTAGAGAAATTAAAAGCAGACGGCGCAACACAGATCGTTTTGGATTTAAGAGGAAATCCTGGAGGTTTATTAAACGAAGCCATTGATATCTGTAATTTATTTGTTCCGAAGAATGAAGTTATAGTAACCACTAAATCGAGAATCGAAAAACACAACAATACATACAAAACACAAAAAGAACCGATTGACACTCAAATTCCGTTAGCGATTTTAGTAAACGGAAGAAGTGCTTCGGCATCTGAAATTGTTTCGGGCGCTTTGCAGGATTTGGATCGTGCCGTGGTTTTAGGAAGCAGAAGTTTCGGAAAAGGTCTAGTACAGCGTTCTGTAGATTTGACTTATGGAACTCAGTTAAAAGTAACTATTTCGAGATATTACACTCCGTCTGGCAGATGTATTCAAGCTTTGGATTATGCGCATAAAGACAAAAACGGTGTAGCACAAAAAACAGATGCTAAAAATTATAATGCTTTTAAAACCAGAAAAGGCAGAACGGTTTATGACGGTGGCGGCGTTTTACCAGACATCGAATTGGAAGAAGCTAAAACCAGTGCAATTGCAACAGCTTTAATTAAAAACGATGGTGTATTCGATTATGCTACATCCTATTATTACAAAAATCCAAATCTTGGCAATAAAATCCCAACGATAACAGATGCAGATTATTCGGCTTTTAAACAATATTTGAAAACCAACAAAATTACATTTGACACTGAGACTGAAGTGGCTTTGAAAAATACTTTAGCTGCAGCTAAAAATGAAAAAATCGACGAAACTATTGCTCCAGAATATCAGCAATTATTGGCTGCTTTAGAAAAAAGCGAAACTACTTTGCTGGACAAAAACCAAAAAGAAATCAAAAACATGATTCAAGAAGAACTGATTAAAAGATATCAATATCAGGAAGGTTTGTATCAGTTTTACATCAAAAACAATTCAGAAATTAAAAGAGCAGTAAGTGTATTAAATAACCAGACAGAATATAAAACGATTTTAAAAATGTAG
- a CDS encoding OmpA family protein has product MKLSLAILLLSFYTVSAQQKPVETIYFEFDRYDLTDKQKTVVSSFIKNIDTSKVESIQIYGYCDDRGTDSYNFKLSNKRAFTIQNLLVRYGFKKNKIVILEGRGRIKVKTDTVKNLHETRLLNRRVDLIVVKKHNFGKDVHTSFKDKLKVGDRVYLETILFNIGSAKLTSTAKKELDNIAATLQNHSNLNFEIRGHVCCTPEIYSDGIDRDTKERRLSWNRAKTVFHYLINKKISKSRMTYVGCGNKYPLHHGDKYDRRVEFLITKI; this is encoded by the coding sequence ATGAAGCTATCCCTAGCCATACTTCTTCTTTCATTTTATACAGTATCGGCGCAGCAAAAACCTGTTGAAACTATCTATTTTGAATTTGACAGATATGATTTAACAGATAAGCAAAAAACAGTTGTTTCGAGCTTTATAAAAAATATAGACACCTCTAAGGTCGAGTCTATACAGATTTATGGGTATTGCGATGACAGAGGGACAGATTCATACAATTTTAAATTATCTAATAAACGCGCATTTACAATACAAAACCTACTGGTTCGTTACGGTTTCAAAAAGAATAAAATTGTTATTCTGGAAGGACGCGGACGTATTAAAGTAAAAACAGATACAGTAAAAAATCTTCATGAAACCCGTCTTCTAAATCGGCGGGTTGATTTAATTGTTGTCAAAAAACATAATTTCGGAAAGGATGTCCATACTTCCTTTAAAGACAAACTAAAAGTTGGAGACCGAGTTTATCTCGAAACCATTCTCTTCAATATTGGAAGTGCCAAACTTACCAGCACTGCAAAAAAAGAGCTAGATAATATTGCTGCAACGCTTCAAAATCATTCAAATCTAAACTTTGAAATACGCGGCCATGTCTGCTGTACACCAGAAATTTACAGCGACGGCATTGACCGGGATACCAAAGAAAGAAGACTTTCGTGGAATCGCGCTAAAACGGTTTTTCATTATTTAATAAATAAAAAAATATCTAAAAGCCGTATGACTTACGTTGGATGCGGGAATAAATATCCGCTCCATCATGGAGATAAATACGATCGGCGGGTGGAGTTTTTAATTACTAAGATTTAA